Within the Gigantopelta aegis isolate Gae_Host chromosome 8, Gae_host_genome, whole genome shotgun sequence genome, the region GAAGAATTATCTATTTTTGAACTTCCACGTACATTCACTTCGGTGGAAAAAATCTATTATGAGGACACGAGACCCACATCTCAGATCACCACGGAAAACAGTCCTGTGGAGTTTAACGTTTATGGACAAGGCATCGATTACATCGACCTGAAACGTACCAAACTACATGTGAaagccaaaattaccaaagccGATGGCAGCATTTTGACAAAAGATGAAAAGGTGGGACCCGTCAATCTATGGCTCCAGAGTTTGTGGTCTCAAGTGGATCTGACACTCAATGGAAAACTCATCACCACCTCGACCAATCTGTATCCATACAAGAGCTATCTTAAAGTGTTGTTGAATGGCACGTCCACAGCTAAGGAATCGTCTCTGCAATCCCAACTGTACTACAAAGACACGTCTGATGATATAGACAGTTCAGACCCGATAACGGGCATCAATTCGGGACTTATTAACAGAGGTGCTTTATGTGAAACCAGTCACACCGTGGATATGGAAGGACCGCTGTATGAAGACTTTTTCGACATCAAACGTTATCTCATCAATGGCGTCAATCTACAGATCAAACTGTTTCGGACCAGGCCTTCCTTCAGTTTGTTGGCAGGAGAAGATAATCCTGATTACAAAGTCAAGATCGAAGACGTATACCTCAGAATCTGCAAAGTGCGACCCAATACGGCCATCATCACGGCCCATGCCAAAACACTGCAGGACACTGAAGCCAAATATCCTTTCACAAGGAGCGACATCAAAGTGGCCTCTATACCCAAGGGACAACTGAGTTTCACCTGGGATCACctgtttcaaaataaatgtcCCAACAAAGTTGTGGTGGCACTGGTCTCTGCCGAAGCAGTGAATGGCAGTTACACCAAAAATCCATTCAATTTTGCCATGTACGATCTGGACACGATTGCCTTGTATGTGAATGGTGAATCCTTACCGGCTCAACCTCTGCACGTAGGCAATAATCAGTACATCTCGGCCTACAACAGTCTGTTTGAAGGAAGAGAATCCATAGGACTGGACGTGTCTAGAGAGGATTTCTCAAGTGGATATGCTCTCTATCAATTCACCTTGGAACCTTACCACTTGAAGGACGGATACCTGGATCTTATAAAAAGGGGTAATCTTAGACTGGACTTACAGTTTAAAAAAGCCTTGCCAGAAACGGTCAACTGTTTGATCTACTCGGAAGACAACCTTCTGCTTCAAATCGACGGAGCCAGGAACGTCTTGTATGCAGAACCATGAACACTTTACAGTTGGAATGTGCTCTGAACGCCGATCCGGTCACGAGACATGTCAGAGTGTATGCTGCAGATGAACTTCCACGGCACCGACTGACTCGTTTTCCACGAGGATTCATCGTCAATACAGAACCCTCGACCATGAAAGGACAACACTGGGTGGCCATATGGTTAGACAGTGCTAACCATGGAGAATTCTTTGACAGTTTTGGAAAGCCTCCAGCATATTACCAGAGACAATTTCGAGCCTTTCTGCAAAGAAACAGTACATgcacccattacaatgacaggGTGCTTCAAGACGCCAACAGCAACTCGTGTGGactttttgctttgttttacgTTGCTATGAAATCGACGGGATCGTCGCTCAGAgacattcaaaattatttttgttcagatatTATAGTCAACGAAGCTATCGTGTATCAGTTTGccttaacatattttaatcattgtaCATTATAGTGTttgcccttaaggcctctcggtgtaacccaatgtgtgtccattgcatgtgtagttgtctctagagagaccagagattgtaattagaaataaatgaaaaacaacccaaaattTCGCTAGCCCACACAAGTCCCGCTCGAATCGATGGACGGTTGGGAGGTATGGCACTGTGTTCTGTTTTTACTACAAACACATAACaacataatacatttttcaaatcatttatttgctCCCGTTTCAAATCAGTAGATATAAAGGTTAAGGAGCAGACCTTTATTCCACTTTACAATGATTtccatttaaatgttttctttctcCTAATTTTCTTGAGCTTTCGTTGTGGTATTCCTGGTGGCCGCTTCTGTATGCTTGCTTCCATCTTTATTGATTTCTCTGGGGTCAGCATCTTCTTTGGGTCCATTGTCTTCACAACAGCCACGGGTTTGTACACTGTAGGAGGTGTTTGCCCTTTTCCATCTTGACCCTCTTGTGGGACATCCATCACTTGTCCTTTTAATAGtcgtatatatttttcttcaggCACCAGAATGTTTTTGGCCACGTGTTGCATCATGCAGTTTTTAACAAGGGTGCTATACTCTGTAGCACGAGCACGATGATACCAGCTCTTAAcacttgtttcttcttcttgatAGAAACGGTCTTGTCACCCAACACACGTAATACGTTTTTGTGTTTCTTCAACTTTTCAAACGCCTGTTTAGAGAGTGGAACGTCACTATGCAATATGTTGGCAATGATGAATGTCAGGGTTTTCAACTGATCCTTGGTTATATGTTTCAACAGCAGACTTTTCTGTTTTGTCGATTTGCCAGACAGCAAGAACTGTAAGAACATCAGGTTCTCCTTGATGACTTGAGACATTTTGACGTGGCTTTGAAAGTGCAGTGCTATTTATACTCTCGGGACGTAGACGATGGAGTCTTCATTGGGAAATATCCGAGTTCTCAGTCTCAGCTTATCATCACCATGGGGCGACATGTCCACCACCAAATAATTAAAAGGGGTCTTCATGGCATCCCTGTATGCTTCTACCAAAACACCAGCACGGCCAGGAAACAACTGACGGCCCAGCGTCATGATCTGTGATGTATCTCTCACATTTTTAAAGAGGACAAGATACCAGGTGTTGAGAGCAATGGTTCTGGCAGACTTTCCCTGTCCATAGAGGTTTTGGGTAATGAATACGACACTCAGTCTTCTGTGATGACATCCTTGTGTAAACAGTAGCTCTATGTCTTTGTGCTCTAGTACGTGATTCATCAAGTCATCCAAAATGATAAGTCCATGTTGTCCGTCGGCAAATTCTTCTATTTCTGTCTGCGTGGGTAACCCCGAATGAAACATTAGGTTAGCTACAGTCTTTTCCATTTCGTCGTAAAGTGTCTGGTACACGCCATAGCAATACATGATTTTCTTTGGAGGGTCTTTGACGTACATGCCATTCAGGTTCTTCAGAAGTCTGTATACCCACTGAGTCTTTCCAGCACCCGTTGGGCCTGATACACACATACTCGAGCAAGGTTCAAATGGTGTCAAACTCTGTGTTTCCCACCAAGGACGTGTGGGATCCACCACTGCTTCGGGACTCCACGAAATGGCACTCTTGGGTAACGTGGGTTTCACTGCTTCGAATGTCTCTTTTGTCAACCATGATACTCTGTTTTCCAAAAATTGTGTACTTGAGACAGATGGTTAGGAAGTCTCAACAAATTCTTGGCCTGACATCCAGGAACGGGACAATCTTTTCTGACACGACCCATAGCGACAAATGTATCTATTAAACTAAACTACTTTGCAAATCACAACTATTTTTATAGagtggccctgacgtggccctgacgtggccctgagtggccctgtgtggccctgagtggccctgtggccctgacgtggccctgtgtgtggccctgacgtggccctgatgtggccctggtgtggccctgtgtggccctgccCTGTGTGCCcctgtggccctgtgtggccctgtgtggccctgtgtggccctgatgtggccctgtgtggccctgatgtggccctgtgtggccctgtgtggccctgatgtggccctgacgtggccctgtgtggccctgatgtggccctgagtggccctgtgtggccctgagtggccctgtgtggccctgatgTGCCCtggtggccctgtgtggccctgtgtggccctgtggccctgatgtggcccCGTGGTGCCCTGCCCTGTGTGGTGTGGCCCTGCCCtggtggccctgtgtggccctgatgTGGTGCCCtgtggccctgacgtggccctgtgtggccctgtgtggcccccTGTGGTGGCcctgtggccctgtgtggccctgtgtggccctgtgtggccctgtggccctgtggccctgtgtggccctgtgtggccctgtgtgccctgtgtggccctgtggccctgtgtggccctgtgtggccctggccctgtggccctgtgtggccctgtggccctggtgtggccctgtgtggccctgtgtggccctgtgtggccctgacgtggccctatgtggccctgacgtggccctgagtggccctgtgtggccctgagtggccctgtgtggccctgtgtggccctgccctgacgtggccctgtGGCCCTGGCCCTGTGGCCCTGCcctgtggccctgtgtggccctgatgtggccctgtgtggccctggtgtggccctgacgtggccctgacgtggccctgagtggccctgagtggccctgtgtggccctgtgtggccctgtgtggccctgacgtggccctgagtggccctgacgtggccctcTAACATCTAAATGTATCCTATGATATTTCTCTCCTGTTTGCCAGAGATATAAAAGTCCCTGTTGCCCCTTGTTTACCACGTGGAGGTCGGAGAGATTCAAACAAGATATACCAAATTTGATGTTTTTATGGAGAATGTAGTGGAGGGAATataccaagtttgatgtttCATACCGAGTTTGATTTTGAGGAACAAGTTTGATGAACTATACCTGTGattgtaaattttttttaatccaaaacattaatttgcaGCTTCCCCCTTAAACACAACTTGTTTGTGTCCAAGAGGTGAGTGGAGAGTGGGATAATGCATGGAGAATTTAGATTACTTCTACACAAATTTTGAATTGCTGGCCTAAAATAACGGAGTATTGACTCCATAAATCACAAATGTATcggactatttaaaaaaaatacaaaagtgAATTTGAACTGCACTCAAACAAAgtccgataaaaaaaaaagttaccgtGTGGAGACTAATACCAAGTTTGATTTTGGGAGATAaataccaagtttgatgttACATAATTTGAAATGGAGGAAAaataccaagtttgatgtttCATACCGAATTTGATGATTCATACAGAACCTTAATAGCCATAAGGAAGAGTGTCCAAATTGTCTTGAATGACACGCTTGGTGTACACTATCTTGTACCTTTTCTCTTCCACTTTGTTGTAAATTTTTCTCTTCCTTTTTTCTCTTGAAATTTTGGATGGGTTCGTCACGGTCAGGGTAGCATCTCTGGTGGGTGACAAACTATCTCGCGGATAGCTTCAAAGTTGATGAGCTGTGCATTGGCATAGTTTAAGGAAAAACCTCGCACCTTGCACACTTCTGAGCCTTTATTGGTTCTGTAGCCATAATTTTTGGGACCTCCACTGACAAATTCGGTGATGAACTGACCATCCAATTCGTCAGTCAATTCACCAAGATAATCTCCCAGAGGGGGCTGATAGTCTCCAGGCCTTGCCACGAAAATGACCGAGTCCGTGTCGTAGTACAACACATTT harbors:
- the LOC121379528 gene encoding uncharacterized protein F54H12.2-like; this translates as MASYMNKAEVEAHAEELSIFELPRTFTSVEKIYYEDTRPTSQITTENSPVEFNVYGQGIDYIDLKRTKLHVKAKITKADGSILTKDEKVGPVNLWLQSLWSQVDLTLNGKLITTSTNLYPYKSYLKVLLNGTSTAKESSLQSQLYYKDTSDDIDSSDPITGINSGLINRGALCETSHTVDMEGPLYEDFFDIKRYLINGVNLQIKLFRTRPSFSLLAGEDNPDYKVKIEDVYLRICKVRPNTAIITAHAKTLQDTEAKYPFTRSDIKVASIPKGQLSFTWDHLFQNKCPNKVVVALVSAEAVNGSYTKNPFNFAMYDLDTIALYVNGESLPAQPLHVGNNQYISAYNSLFEGRESIGLDVSREDFSSGYALYQFTLEPYHLKDGYLDLIKRGNLRLDLQFKKALPETVNCLIYSEDNLLLQIDGARNVLYAEP